One Agelaius phoeniceus isolate bAgePho1 chromosome 6, bAgePho1.hap1, whole genome shotgun sequence DNA window includes the following coding sequences:
- the SDHAF2 gene encoding succinate dehydrogenase assembly factor 2, mitochondrial, which translates to MAAARLCSLRRQLLWPLIPQRGYRGDSPTDSGKDVLEIPLPPWQERPDEPLDTKRARLLYESRKRGMLENCILLSLFAKENLARMSEEQLNRYDRLINEPSNDWDIYYWATEAKPTPAEFDTDVMAMLREFAKNRNREQRLRQPDLEYLFEPPR; encoded by the exons atggcggcggccagg ctctgctccctgcgcCGGCAGCTCCTGTGGCCGCTGATCCCACAGCGCGGCTACCGGGGGGATTCCCCCACGGATTCCGGGAAGGACGTGCTGGAGATCCCGCTGCCCCCCTGGCAGGAGCGTCCGGATGAGCCCCTGGACACCAAGAGAGCCCGGCTGCTGTACgagagcaggaaaaggggaatgCTCGAAAACTGCATCCTGCTCAG cctctttgCCAAGGAGAACCTGGCGCGCATGAGCGAGGAGCAGCTGAACCGCTACGACCGCCTCATCAACGAGCCCAGCAACGACTGGGACATTTATTACTGGGCCACTG aagCGAAGCCCACGCCGGCGGAATTCGACACTGATGTGATGGCCATGCTGAGGGAATTTGCTAAAAACAggaacagggagcagaggctcCGGCAGCCGGACCTGGAATATCTGTTTGAGCCACCACGCTGA
- the CPSF7 gene encoding cleavage and polyadenylation specificity factor subunit 7, with the protein MSEGVDLIDIYADEEFTQDPEFSNADQMDLYDDVLAASSQPQEKRSSSSEAPPEIRQEPSPKPNSKPPAILYTYSGLRNKRAAVYVGSFSWWTTDQQLIQTIRSIGVYDVVELKFAENRANGQSKGYAEVVVASENSVHKLLELLPGKILNGDKVEVRLATRQNLSQFEAQARKRVPPRAHSRDSVDAVDGRATPTENALPPARMEKPPSVLPFFSRPPALPLMGLPPPPMPPPPPLSSAFGVPPPPPGIPYQHLLPPPPRLPPPLAVPPPGAVPPALHLNPAFFPPPTAALGPPPDTYGKAMAPYNHSSRELGPPIPALSEGEFEEIMNRNRAISSSAISKAVSGASAGDYSNAIETLLTAIAVIKQSRVASDERCRVLLSSLKDCLHGIEAKSYSSSSSSSSRKRHRSRERSPSRSRESSRRHRDLLHSDDRHEDYFPERSREHERHRDRDRDRDRHH; encoded by the exons ATGTCCGAGGGAGTGGATCTGATTGACATCTACGCCGACGAGGAGTTCACCCAG GACCCGGAGTTCAGTAATGCTGACCAGATGGATCTCTACGACGACGTGTTAGcagccagctcccagccccaggaaaaGCGTTCCAGCAGCTCGGAAGCGCCTCCGGAGATCCGTCAGGAGCCATCTCCCAAGCCCAACAGCAAACCCCCGGCCATCCTGTACACCTACAGCGGCCTCCGGAACAAGAGGGCCGCCGTCTACGTCGGGAGCTTCTCCTGG TGGACGACTGACCAGCAGCTGATCCAGACCATCCGCTCCATTGGAGTCTACGACGTGGTGGAGCTGAAATTCGCGGAGAACCGAGCCAATGGCCAATCCAAGGG GTACGCGGAGGTGGTGGTGGCCTCCGAGAACTCAGTCCATAAACTCCTGGAGCTGCTTCCTGGAAAGATCCTGAATGGAGACAAGGTGGAGGTGAGGCTGGCGACCCGGCAGAACCTGTCGCAGTTCGAGGCTCAGGCTCGCAAAC GTGTGCCGCCGCGGGCCCACTCCCGGGATTCCGTGGATGCGGTGGACGGCCGGGCGACGCCGACGGAGAATGCGCTGCCCCCCGCCCGCATGGAGAAGCCCCCCTCAGTCCTGCCCTTCTTCAGCCGCCCCCCCGCGCTGCCCCTCATGGGGCTACCCCCCCCTCCCATGCCCCCCCCGCCTCCCCTCTCCTCCGCTTTCGGAGTCCCTCCGCCTCCTCCTGGAATTCCCTACCAGCacctgctgccgccgccgccccggctGCCCCCGCCCCTGGCCGTGCCCCCGCCGggggctgtgccccctgccctgcacctcAATCCCGCCTTCTTCCCGCCGCCCACCGctgccctgggaccccctccgGATACCTACGGCAAGGCCATGGCTCCCTACAACCACAGCAG CCGGGAGCTGGGCCCGCCGATCCCGGCCTTGAGCGAAGGCGAGTTTGAGGAGATCATGAACCGCAACCGCGCCATCTCCAGCAGCGCCATTTCCAAGGCGGTGTCCGGCGCCAGCGCAG GGGATTACAGCAACGCCATCGAGACGCTGCTCACAGCCATCGCTGTCATCAAGCAGTCGCGCGTGGCCAGCGATGAGCGGTGCCGcgtcctcctctcttccctcaagGATTGCCTGCATGGAATTGAGGCCAAATcctacagcagcagctccagcagcagctccag GAAAAGGCACCGATCCCGGGAGCGCTCTCCCAGCCGGTCCCGCGAGAGCAGCCGGCGGCACCGGGATCTGCTCCACAGCGACGATCGGCACGAGGATTATTTCCCGGAGCGGAGCCGGGAGCACGAGCGGCAtcgggacagggacagagacagggaccGGCACCACTGA
- the LOC129121295 gene encoding uncharacterized protein LOC129121295 isoform X1: MPSQPQDSPAAGLGTGFPMVRGPPSELTGFYVTTYEAAFGKRPRGSPPKVKEGRVLGIEPPSDRSIHPLLGVHTGSGYVVNNYSELRSLICPHVERQDTDISTTAEDFKVFGRPEYRRILPEHVDDPQCQYPTGFSFSNLRFGEVRAPNTSGEYGIQKYCATPAKPDVPPRATELSGCTGTAPRSDLTVPEQPLDVGDGRMDSFSATCSTYQPAMGYPAPFAPPELQVGPKGVTAVKVGAAMSPVPSLFPRNHTPNSLHPSEAAGVWHYPESVPDQAFTDGPHSTRLVGRDSNHLGPEICGGHPDSKSQWLQHQQPPHQPVAH; encoded by the exons ATGCCATCCCAGCCGCAGGACTCGCCCGCCGCGGGATTGGGGACGGGCTTCCCCATGGTGAGAGGCCCCCCCTCCGAGCTCACGGGCTTCTACGTCACCACCTACGAGGCGGCCTTTGGGAAGAGGCCCAGGGGGTCACCCCCAAAGGTGAAGGAGGGGCGCGTTTTGGGGATTGAGCCCCCCAGTGACAGGAGCATCCACCCCCTCCTCGGCGTCCACACCGGCTCGGGATACGTCGTCAACAACTACTCAGAGCTCAGATCCCTGATCTGCCCTCATGTGGAGCG CCAGGACACCGACATTTCCACCACCGCTGAAGACTTCAAGGTCTTCGGGCGCCCGGAGTACCGAAGGATCTTGCCCGAGCATGTGGATGATCCGCAGTGTCAGTATCCCACTGGCTTCTCCTTTTCCAACCTCCGTTTCGGGGAGGTGAGAGCCCCAAATACATCTGGGGAATATGGCATCCAGAAGTACTGCGCCACTCCTGCCAAGCCAG ATGTCCCACCGAGGGCGACGGAGCTGTCGGGCTGCACCGGGACCGCCCCGAGGAGTGACCTCACCGtgccagagcagcct CTTGATGTCGGTGATGGTCGGATGGATTCCTTTTCTGCCACATGCAGCACT TACCAGCCTGCCATGGGCTACCCAGCCCCCTTCGCCCCCCCGGAGCTCCAGGTGGGACCCAAGGGAGTCACAGCCGTGAAGGTGGGTGCAgccatgtcccctgtcccatccctttTCCCAAGGAACCACACTCCCAACTCACTGCATCCCTCAGAAGCCGCTGGGGTATGGCACTATCCAGAATCAGTACCTGATCAAGCATTCACAGATGGCCCCCATAGCACCAG GCTGGTGGGCAGAGACTCCAATCACCTGGGCCCCGAGATCTGTGGAGGGCATCCAGATTCCAAGTCCCAGTGGCTTCAGCACCAACAACCGCCCCACCAACCTGTGGCGCATTGA
- the LOC129121295 gene encoding uncharacterized protein LOC129121295 isoform X2, whose protein sequence is MPSQPQDSPAAGLGTGFPMVRGPPSELTGFYVTTYEAAFGKRPRGSPPKVKEGRVLGIEPPSDRSIHPLLGVHTGSGYVVNNYSELRSLICPHVERQDTDISTTAEDFKVFGRPEYRRILPEHVDDPQCQYPTGFSFSNLRFGEVRAPNTSGEYGIQKYCATPAKPDVPPRATELSGCTGTAPRSDLTVPEQPLDVGDGRMDSFSATCSTYQPAMGYPAPFAPPELQVGPKGVTAVKKPLGYGTIQNQYLIKHSQMAPIAPGWWAETPITWAPRSVEGIQIPSPSGFSTNNRPTNLWRIDDPLT, encoded by the exons ATGCCATCCCAGCCGCAGGACTCGCCCGCCGCGGGATTGGGGACGGGCTTCCCCATGGTGAGAGGCCCCCCCTCCGAGCTCACGGGCTTCTACGTCACCACCTACGAGGCGGCCTTTGGGAAGAGGCCCAGGGGGTCACCCCCAAAGGTGAAGGAGGGGCGCGTTTTGGGGATTGAGCCCCCCAGTGACAGGAGCATCCACCCCCTCCTCGGCGTCCACACCGGCTCGGGATACGTCGTCAACAACTACTCAGAGCTCAGATCCCTGATCTGCCCTCATGTGGAGCG CCAGGACACCGACATTTCCACCACCGCTGAAGACTTCAAGGTCTTCGGGCGCCCGGAGTACCGAAGGATCTTGCCCGAGCATGTGGATGATCCGCAGTGTCAGTATCCCACTGGCTTCTCCTTTTCCAACCTCCGTTTCGGGGAGGTGAGAGCCCCAAATACATCTGGGGAATATGGCATCCAGAAGTACTGCGCCACTCCTGCCAAGCCAG ATGTCCCACCGAGGGCGACGGAGCTGTCGGGCTGCACCGGGACCGCCCCGAGGAGTGACCTCACCGtgccagagcagcct CTTGATGTCGGTGATGGTCGGATGGATTCCTTTTCTGCCACATGCAGCACT TACCAGCCTGCCATGGGCTACCCAGCCCCCTTCGCCCCCCCGGAGCTCCAGGTGGGACCCAAGGGAGTCACAGCCGTGAAG AAGCCGCTGGGGTATGGCACTATCCAGAATCAGTACCTGATCAAGCATTCACAGATGGCCCCCATAGCACCAG GCTGGTGGGCAGAGACTCCAATCACCTGGGCCCCGAGATCTGTGGAGGGCATCCAGATTCCAAGTCCCAGTGGCTTCAGCACCAACAACCGCCCCACCAACCTGTGGCGCATTGATGACCCCCTGACGTGA
- the LRRC10B gene encoding leucine-rich repeat-containing protein 10B, whose protein sequence is MGSGGSSGRGARLAAAEGPDGVEQRLEVRGRQVPAELWAQQGLRKLYLSDAGLREVPDELAELQHLRTLALDGNELMEVPEAVCDLPHLAHLYLGRNGLQGLPPAFAQLQSLRCLWIEGNFLAHFPRALLQLPELRSLQLGDNRLCRLPAALPRMAGLRGLWLYGNRFQEFPPVLLRMDHIRVLDLDRNRIASFPDLSGLASLRLLSYDHNPVRQPPCVGDEVQLVGDGAQEYMEERQERLQSLQQQEEEEEEGTEAAPVPQEDGPEDGEGEFAALTGSPEET, encoded by the coding sequence ATGGGCAGCGGCGGCTCCTCGGGGCGCGGGGCTCGGCTGGCGGCCGCCGAGGGCCCCGACGGCGTCGAGCAGCGGCTGGAGGTGCGGGGCCGGCAGGTCCCGGCCGAGCTGTGGGCTCAGCAGGGGCTGCGGAAGCTCTACCTGAGCGACGCGGGGCTGCGGGAGGTCCCGGACGAGCTGGCGGAGCTGCAGCACCTACGGACCCTCGCCCTGGACGGCAACGAGCTGATGGAGGTGCCCGAGGCCGTGTGCGACCTGCCCCACCTGGCGCACCTGTACCTGGGCCGCAacgggctgcaggggctgccgCCCGCCTTCgcccagctccagagcctgcGCTGCCTCTGGATCGAGGGGAACTTCTTGGCGCACTTCCCCCGcgccctcctgcagctgccggAGCTGCGCAGCCTCCAGCTGGGGGACAACCGGCTGTGCCGGCTGCCCGCGGCGCTGCCCCGCATGGCCGGCCTGCGGGGGCTCTGGCTCTACGGGAACCGCTTCCAGGAGTTCCCGCCCGTGCTGCTGCGCATGGATCACATCCGCGTCCTCGACCTGGATCGCAACCGCATCGCCAGCTTCCCGGACCTCAGCGGCCTCGCCTCCCTGCGCCTCCTGTCCTACGACCACAATCCCGTCCGGCAGCCGCCCTGCGTCGGGGATGAAGTGCAGCTGGTGGGGGACGGGGCGCAGGAGTACATGGAAGAGCGGCAGGAACggctgcagagcctgcagcaacaggaggaggaggaggaggagggcaccGAGGCGGCCCCGGTACCCCAGGAGGATGGGCCtgaggatggggagggggaATTTGCGGCCCTGACGGGATCTCCTGAGGAAACGTGA